The following proteins come from a genomic window of Chryseobacterium glaciei:
- a CDS encoding quinol:cytochrome C oxidoreductase, producing the protein MYSFSPKLKSTSLILLVVGLVLFGIGFFLNKGISTERIEQMMEAVHASGHTAPTHSSEMIGPQDHASHLEHAELQIHNQPLAAIHFVAVFFFGVSCAVLFFYCIQHAAHAGWPIIITRVMEAIASYIPYGGAILVILMLLNIFQQGHLFHWMDPDLTDPNSAHFDVILFEKKRFLNIPFYAIRTLIYVIGASFFAWKLKAQSKKVDDTKSLVEYQFLYRWAVGYIAFFGFASAAWAWDWLMSIDPHWYSTMYIWYSMVSCLSSGIAVIILLSVYLKKNGFLPQFNDNHLHDLGVFLFATSMLWTYTWFAQFMLYWYANVPEEVNYFFGRFQHYGVTFLPMLIINFLLPLLVLVSSSIKRNYRVVTVMAIVVILGHLLDYFNMVMPGTVGPFWNTPEVLLLILGAVLFVVGLFMFTVLSALAKLKLIPTGNPFLHESEIYEYPF; encoded by the coding sequence ATGTATAGTTTTTCACCAAAATTAAAATCAACTTCTCTAATACTTCTTGTTGTAGGTTTAGTTCTGTTTGGTATTGGTTTTTTCTTGAATAAAGGAATTAGCACAGAAAGAATAGAACAAATGATGGAAGCTGTTCATGCTTCCGGTCATACTGCTCCTACACATTCAAGTGAAATGATTGGTCCTCAGGATCACGCTTCTCACTTGGAGCATGCAGAACTACAGATTCACAATCAGCCTTTAGCGGCAATACACTTTGTGGCTGTATTTTTCTTTGGAGTAAGCTGCGCGGTATTATTTTTCTATTGTATTCAGCACGCTGCTCACGCAGGATGGCCAATTATTATTACAAGAGTAATGGAAGCTATTGCTTCTTACATCCCTTACGGTGGTGCAATCTTGGTAATTTTAATGCTATTGAATATCTTCCAACAAGGTCACTTATTCCATTGGATGGATCCGGATTTAACAGATCCAAATTCTGCACATTTTGATGTGATCTTATTTGAAAAGAAAAGATTCTTAAATATTCCTTTCTATGCAATCAGAACATTGATCTACGTTATCGGAGCATCATTCTTCGCATGGAAATTGAAAGCACAGTCTAAAAAAGTAGATGATACAAAATCTTTAGTTGAGTATCAGTTCCTTTACAGATGGGCTGTTGGATATATCGCATTCTTCGGGTTTGCTTCTGCAGCTTGGGCTTGGGACTGGTTGATGTCTATTGACCCTCACTGGTATTCTACAATGTATATCTGGTATTCAATGGTTAGCTGCTTATCAAGTGGTATTGCTGTTATCATTTTATTAAGTGTTTATCTTAAGAAAAATGGTTTCTTACCACAGTTCAATGACAATCACTTGCATGATTTAGGAGTATTCCTTTTCGCTACAAGTATGCTTTGGACGTACACATGGTTCGCACAGTTTATGCTTTATTGGTATGCAAACGTACCGGAAGAGGTTAACTACTTCTTCGGAAGATTCCAACACTATGGTGTTACTTTCTTACCAATGTTGATCATCAACTTCTTATTACCATTATTGGTATTAGTAAGTAGCAGCATCAAGAGAAACTACAGAGTAGTTACAGTAATGGCGATCGTGGTTATTTTAGGTCACTTATTAGATTACTTCAATATGGTTATGCCGGGAACGGTAGGACCTTTCTGGAACACTCCGGAAGTATTGTTACTAATATTAGGAGCTGTATTATTTGTAGTTGGATTGTTTATGTTTACAGTGCTTTCTGCATTAGCTAAACTTAAATTGATTCCTACAGGTAACCCATTCTTACATGAATCTGAAATTTATGAGTATCCTTTCTAA
- a CDS encoding TAT-variant-translocated molybdopterin oxidoreductase, with product MASNKIQFRSIHELKDPALNNKLAQKEFQEEIPVEDFLGDAEQNGSSTSRRDFLKLLGFSTAAVTLAACEAPVIKTIPYVVKPHDIIPGVPNYYASTYFDGFDFASVLVKTREGRPIKIDPNPAAGDLGKTNARAQAAVLSLYDNDKVKQPKLDGKDETFDKVDDFVLKGLEEAKAAGKKIVLLSQSFASPTFKKLFADFKAKYPTAELVTFDAFPYSAGLDAAQEVFGQRALPVYDLKGSELVVSFQADFLGDYNAGSLETSFAEARKPGASMLRHIQVESNMSLTGANADSRYRLKPSAVNKTLVEVYNAIVGGGAASDKIASEIVKELQAKGSKAVVLADGSKGAQVLAHLINQKLGSVAFTGKANFLREFDQARYNEFLAWVNAGQVGVLITNNVDPIYSHPKGEDFKKSLSKVACVVAVADKKNEMYKAAKAVIPVANWLESWGDMEPQTGVYTLMQPTIQKIYKSRQIEESLLVWKNGKNNAANNYYDYLKASSASILGATSFNKALYNGIVPSNNATMLSYAGGNGAQAIAELGNFKASDLELVLYTTTAMGDGTQANNPWLQELPDPITRMSWDNYLTISPKDAERLGIENDLNARMQLDGSIVNLTVNGVTIKDVPVFIQPGQADGSVGLALGYGKKNSGATADTGVNAYPLFDGSNLAISNAKIEKTGEDHEFAGIQLQNTLMGRYEIAKEVPLAEYINVAFDDEHKGWNKPLEYHTISGALPAGKIDLWDAFDDTDGPHFNLSVDLNSCTGCGACIIACQAENNVPVVGKEEIRMSRDMYWLRIDRYYSAKEKIETKEGIERGLNVPNLYDILIEPNESPDVIFQPVMCQHCNHAPCETVCPVAATSHSKQGQNHMAYNRCIGTRYCANNCPYKVRRFNWFTYNLNDKFDFNQNNDLGRMVLNPDVVVRTRGVMEKCSMCIQKTQATILTAKKEGRKVTDHEFQDSVACASACSTGSMKFGDMNDKESEIRKLYSSNRRYYLLEEIGTKPNVFYHTKVRNRVEK from the coding sequence ATGGCTTCAAATAAAATACAATTTAGAAGTATTCATGAACTTAAAGACCCAGCTTTAAATAATAAGCTGGCTCAGAAAGAGTTTCAGGAAGAAATTCCGGTAGAAGATTTCCTTGGAGATGCTGAACAAAACGGATCAAGTACTTCAAGAAGAGATTTCTTAAAGTTACTAGGATTCTCTACAGCGGCGGTAACGCTTGCTGCTTGTGAAGCTCCGGTAATTAAAACGATTCCTTACGTAGTAAAACCTCATGATATTATTCCGGGGGTTCCAAATTACTACGCTTCAACATATTTTGATGGGTTCGATTTCGCTAGTGTTTTAGTAAAAACTCGTGAAGGTAGGCCAATCAAGATTGATCCAAACCCGGCTGCTGGTGATTTAGGTAAAACTAACGCTAGAGCTCAGGCGGCTGTACTTTCTCTTTATGATAATGATAAAGTAAAGCAACCTAAGCTAGACGGTAAAGACGAAACTTTCGATAAAGTAGATGATTTCGTTCTTAAAGGATTAGAAGAAGCTAAAGCAGCAGGAAAGAAAATCGTTCTTTTATCTCAGTCTTTTGCTTCACCTACTTTCAAAAAGTTATTCGCTGATTTTAAAGCAAAATATCCTACAGCTGAACTTGTAACTTTTGATGCTTTCCCTTACTCTGCAGGATTAGATGCTGCTCAAGAAGTATTCGGACAAAGAGCATTACCAGTTTACGATCTTAAAGGTTCTGAATTGGTAGTTTCTTTCCAGGCAGATTTCTTAGGAGATTACAACGCTGGAAGTTTAGAAACTTCTTTTGCTGAGGCAAGAAAACCGGGAGCAAGCATGTTGAGACACATCCAAGTGGAATCAAACATGTCTTTAACTGGTGCTAATGCTGACTCAAGATATAGATTAAAGCCAAGTGCTGTAAACAAAACTTTAGTTGAAGTTTACAATGCAATCGTAGGAGGAGGCGCTGCTTCTGACAAGATTGCTTCTGAGATCGTAAAAGAATTACAAGCTAAAGGCAGCAAAGCAGTTGTATTGGCTGACGGTTCTAAAGGAGCTCAGGTTCTTGCACACTTGATCAACCAAAAATTAGGTTCAGTAGCTTTCACTGGTAAAGCGAACTTCTTAAGAGAATTTGACCAAGCAAGATATAACGAATTCTTAGCATGGGTAAATGCAGGACAAGTTGGAGTATTAATTACAAACAACGTAGATCCTATCTACTCTCATCCAAAAGGAGAAGATTTCAAAAAATCTTTATCTAAAGTTGCTTGCGTAGTTGCTGTTGCAGATAAGAAAAATGAAATGTACAAAGCAGCGAAAGCTGTAATTCCTGTAGCTAACTGGCTAGAATCTTGGGGTGATATGGAACCTCAGACTGGAGTTTATACATTAATGCAGCCTACAATCCAAAAAATCTACAAATCAAGACAGATTGAAGAATCTCTATTGGTTTGGAAAAATGGAAAAAACAATGCTGCTAATAACTATTACGATTATTTAAAAGCAAGTTCTGCTTCAATCTTAGGAGCAACTTCTTTCAATAAAGCTTTATACAACGGTATCGTTCCTTCTAATAATGCAACAATGTTGTCTTATGCAGGTGGAAATGGTGCTCAAGCTATTGCAGAATTAGGAAACTTCAAAGCTTCCGATCTAGAATTAGTATTATATACTACTACTGCAATGGGAGATGGTACTCAGGCAAACAACCCTTGGTTGCAGGAATTACCAGATCCAATCACTAGAATGTCTTGGGATAACTACTTGACAATTTCTCCTAAAGATGCAGAAAGATTAGGTATTGAAAACGATCTTAATGCTAGAATGCAGTTAGATGGTTCTATCGTAAACCTTACTGTAAACGGAGTAACAATAAAAGATGTTCCTGTATTCATTCAGCCGGGACAAGCAGACGGATCAGTTGGTCTTGCGCTTGGATATGGTAAGAAAAACTCAGGAGCTACTGCTGATACAGGTGTAAATGCTTATCCTTTATTTGATGGTTCTAACTTAGCTATTTCAAACGCTAAGATTGAAAAAACAGGTGAAGATCATGAGTTTGCTGGTATCCAGCTTCAGAATACTCTAATGGGACGTTACGAGATTGCTAAAGAAGTTCCTTTAGCTGAATATATTAACGTAGCATTCGATGACGAACACAAAGGATGGAACAAGCCTTTGGAGTACCACACAATTAGCGGTGCACTTCCAGCAGGTAAAATTGACCTTTGGGATGCATTCGATGATACAGATGGTCCTCACTTCAACTTATCTGTTGACTTGAACTCTTGTACTGGTTGTGGAGCATGTATTATTGCTTGTCAGGCAGAAAACAACGTTCCTGTTGTAGGTAAAGAAGAGATCAGAATGTCTAGAGATATGTATTGGTTAAGAATTGACCGTTACTACTCTGCTAAAGAAAAGATCGAAACTAAAGAAGGTATTGAAAGAGGACTTAACGTTCCTAACTTATACGACATCTTAATCGAGCCAAACGAAAGTCCAGATGTGATTTTCCAACCGGTAATGTGTCAGCATTGTAACCACGCTCCATGTGAAACTGTATGTCCGGTAGCGGCTACTTCTCACAGTAAGCAAGGTCAAAACCACATGGCTTACAACAGATGTATTGGTACTAGATATTGTGCAAACAACTGTCCGTATAAAGTAAGACGTTTCAACTGGTTTACATATAACTTGAATGATAAATTCGACTTTAATCAAAATAACGATTTAGGAAGAATGGTTCTTAACCCGGATGTTGTTGTAAGAACAAGAGGGGTTATGGAGAAATGTTCAATGTGTATCCAAAAGACTCAGGCAACTATTCTTACAGCTAAGAAAGAAGGAAGAAAAGTTACAGACCATGAATTCCAAGACTCTGTTGCGTGTGCATCAGCTTGTTCTACAGGATCTATGAAGTTTGGAGACATGAATGACAAAGAATCTGAAATTAGAAAACTATATTCTAGTAACAGAAGATATTATTTACTAGAAGAGATCGGAACCAAGCCAAACGTGTTCTATCACACTAAAGTAAGAAACAGAGTAGAAAAATAA
- a CDS encoding DUF3341 domain-containing protein, producing the protein MSTTKIVYGLYADDDDLMNGVKAFNDKGIAINEVYTPFPVHGLDKALGLKKTRISDAAFFYALYGLTIGATVTWYVMNHDWPQNIGGKPAFDWAHNMPAFVVPMFELMVFCAAHMMSLTFLVRNKMYPGAPAQNPDPRTTDDKFLMEFVTEDVESVKQLLIETGVEEITVKDA; encoded by the coding sequence ATGAGCACCACTAAAATTGTATACGGACTTTATGCTGATGACGACGATCTAATGAACGGCGTTAAGGCATTCAACGATAAAGGGATTGCGATAAACGAAGTTTATACTCCATTCCCGGTTCACGGACTAGATAAAGCTTTAGGTTTAAAGAAAACTAGAATCTCTGATGCTGCTTTCTTCTATGCTCTTTACGGTCTTACCATTGGTGCTACTGTAACTTGGTATGTGATGAATCATGACTGGCCTCAAAATATTGGTGGTAAACCTGCTTTTGACTGGGCACACAATATGCCTGCATTCGTAGTTCCAATGTTTGAATTGATGGTTTTCTGTGCCGCTCACATGATGTCATTAACTTTCTTGGTAAGAAACAAAATGTATCCTGGAGCTCCTGCACAAAACCCGGATCCTAGAACTACAGATGATAAATTCCTTATGGAGTTTGTAACTGAAGATGTAGAATCTGTAAAGCAGTTGCTTATTGAAACCGGAGTTGAAGAAATAACTGTTAAAGACGCTTAA
- a CDS encoding adenine phosphoribosyltransferase: protein MASKELIKKLEDTIENIPDFPIPGIQFKDISPIFLDPKLYEDVIKDLVAFSKGKVDAVCGIESRGYLFGIAIAVALEVPFILIRKAGKLPPPIISEKYDLEYGSAVIETREGQIKKGQRILIHDDLLATGGTTEAAAKLVEKQGATVTQFSFLIGLTGLNGDEKLKKFNSEIYHILEY, encoded by the coding sequence ATGGCTTCAAAAGAACTCATCAAAAAACTGGAAGATACGATTGAAAATATTCCTGATTTTCCGATTCCGGGGATTCAGTTTAAAGATATCTCTCCTATTTTCTTAGATCCAAAACTTTACGAAGATGTTATTAAAGATTTGGTAGCTTTCAGTAAAGGAAAAGTAGATGCAGTCTGCGGAATCGAAAGCCGAGGCTATTTATTCGGAATTGCGATTGCGGTAGCACTAGAAGTTCCGTTTATTCTTATCAGAAAAGCAGGAAAGCTTCCTCCACCCATCATTTCAGAAAAATATGATCTCGAATATGGAAGTGCAGTAATCGAAACCCGCGAAGGACAGATCAAAAAAGGACAAAGAATTTTAATTCATGACGATTTATTAGCAACAGGTGGAACTACAGAAGCCGCTGCTAAATTAGTTGAAAAACAAGGCGCAACCGTAACTCAATTCAGTTTCCTGATTGGTCTTACAGGTCTTAATGGTGATGAAAAATTAAAAAAATTTAACTCCGAGATCTATCATATTTTAGAATATTAA
- the nrfD gene encoding NrfD/PsrC family molybdoenzyme membrane anchor subunit: MSGHYEAPIREPLIIGHKTYHDITEDIARPIEERAGKLWWVSLYAALVLFIYGFGCIAYTIGTGIGAWGLNRTINWGWDITNFVWWVGIGHAGTLISAVLLLFRQRWRMSVNRSAEAMTIFAVVQAAIFPVIHMGRVWVGYWVFPLPNQFGSLWGNFNSPLLWDVFAISTYFSVSTVFWFMGLIPDFAMIRDRAKTPWTKKIYTFLAFGWGGKAKHWQRFEELSLVLAGLATPLVFSVHTTVSFDFATSVIKGWHSTIYPPYFVAGAIFSGFAMVQTLLLIARKVCHLEDYITMYHIEIMNIVIILTGGMVTVAYATEYFIGWYSGSRFEDFTYLSPGAATGPYWWAFWALITCNLIIPALFWFKRVRTNIIATFVIALIINIGMWFERFDIIVINLSRDYLPGSWTMFKPTIIDVGVYLGTIGFFSVLFLLYARTFPVIAQAELKSILKISGETYKAKEGDEHH; this comes from the coding sequence ATGTCAGGACATTACGAAGCTCCGATAAGGGAACCTCTAATTATTGGTCACAAAACTTATCACGATATTACGGAAGATATCGCACGACCTATCGAAGAAAGAGCAGGAAAATTATGGTGGGTATCACTATATGCAGCCTTAGTTCTTTTCATCTATGGATTCGGCTGTATCGCTTATACTATCGGAACAGGTATTGGAGCATGGGGGCTTAACAGAACTATTAACTGGGGTTGGGATATTACCAACTTCGTATGGTGGGTAGGTATCGGTCACGCCGGAACACTTATCTCCGCAGTATTATTATTATTTAGACAGCGTTGGAGAATGTCTGTAAACCGTTCAGCTGAGGCGATGACTATCTTCGCGGTTGTTCAGGCGGCAATCTTCCCTGTTATCCACATGGGTAGAGTTTGGGTAGGATATTGGGTTTTCCCTTTACCTAACCAGTTTGGTTCTCTTTGGGGGAACTTTAACTCTCCTCTACTTTGGGACGTATTTGCGATCTCTACGTATTTCTCAGTATCAACCGTATTCTGGTTCATGGGATTAATCCCTGACTTTGCGATGATCAGAGATAGAGCAAAAACTCCTTGGACAAAGAAAATATATACATTCCTAGCATTCGGTTGGGGTGGTAAAGCAAAACACTGGCAGAGATTCGAAGAACTATCTTTGGTTCTTGCAGGTTTAGCAACTCCACTTGTATTCTCAGTACACACTACCGTATCTTTTGACTTCGCAACTTCGGTTATTAAAGGATGGCACTCTACGATCTATCCTCCTTACTTCGTTGCTGGAGCAATCTTCTCAGGATTTGCAATGGTACAAACACTATTGTTGATCGCTAGAAAAGTTTGTCACTTAGAAGACTATATTACAATGTATCATATCGAAATTATGAACATCGTAATTATCTTAACAGGTGGTATGGTAACTGTAGCTTATGCAACTGAATATTTCATCGGATGGTACTCAGGATCAAGATTTGAAGACTTTACTTATCTTTCTCCAGGTGCAGCAACTGGTCCTTATTGGTGGGCTTTCTGGGCATTGATTACTTGTAACTTAATTATTCCTGCATTATTCTGGTTTAAGAGAGTAAGAACAAATATTATTGCAACATTTGTTATTGCATTAATCATTAACATCGGTATGTGGTTCGAGCGTTTTGATATTATCGTTATCAACCTTTCTAGAGACTACTTACCTGGATCTTGGACAATGTTTAAGCCAACGATCATTGATGTAGGTGTATACTTAGGAACAATCGGATTCTTCTCTGTATTATTCTTACTATATGCAAGAACATTCCCTGTAATTGCACAGGCCGAATTGAAATCAATTCTGAAAATCTCAGGTGAAACTTATAAAGCAAAAGAAGGAGATGAGCACCACTAA
- a CDS encoding c-type cytochrome, translating into MKKNVLKITAILGLTTVLLNSCGPKENTPLVYFPDMYFPVAYDPLMKAQDAYSDHENEIPAFVKNSFATGLGPVEGSVAQNSDGVFEEGLLPKNVDEYNAGYDASKKLNASPLNPANAAKDIERGKMLFDHTCAACHGTGGDGQGPIVQSGAFSGVPNYADREITVGSVHYVLTNGRNAMGSYAGQLNAGDRWRVAMYVMSAFKKGATAPAAATTATATPAAAATETTTETKK; encoded by the coding sequence ATGAAAAAGAATGTATTAAAAATTACAGCAATTTTAGGTTTAACTACAGTTTTACTTAATTCTTGCGGACCGAAAGAAAACACTCCGTTGGTATATTTCCCGGATATGTACTTTCCTGTAGCTTATGATCCATTGATGAAAGCTCAGGATGCGTATTCAGATCATGAAAATGAAATTCCTGCATTTGTTAAAAATAGTTTTGCAACAGGTCTTGGTCCTGTAGAAGGATCGGTTGCTCAAAATAGTGACGGTGTTTTTGAAGAAGGTTTACTTCCAAAAAATGTAGACGAATATAACGCAGGTTATGATGCATCTAAAAAACTAAATGCTTCTCCTTTAAATCCGGCAAACGCTGCTAAGGATATTGAAAGAGGAAAAATGTTATTCGACCATACTTGTGCTGCATGTCACGGAACAGGAGGTGATGGACAAGGACCAATTGTACAAAGCGGTGCTTTCTCTGGTGTACCAAACTATGCTGATAGAGAAATTACTGTAGGATCTGTTCATTATGTATTAACAAACGGTAGAAATGCGATGGGTTCTTATGCTGGACAGCTTAACGCTGGAGACAGATGGAGAGTGGCAATGTATGTGATGAGCGCCTTCAAAAAAGGAGCAACAGCACCTGCAGCAGCTACAACGGCTACAGCTACACCAGCTGCAGCTGCAACAGAGACTACTACCGAAACTAAAAAATAA
- a CDS encoding c-type cytochrome, producing MISWRKHYKQTLIAIGLLLSTSASIYGQDGDPKNGEKLFKANCTACHALDKQVIGPPLKGVVERVKTEGGVDKDWLHKWIKDNKALRASGDKYANEIFEKFNKTEMLQFPNLTDKDIDDILAFTTNPPAVEEVKKDTGTATAADGAQAAPASNTTTSVVIISLLAIAALLVWILIKLRQLVKLGQSEDLAGLNETRVKSFSEIYEKYHYVGKGLLTILAILATYGIWNWIMWIGVYKGYKPEQPIYFSHKIHAGEQKIDCQLCHSSAKYGKVSEIPSMNVCMNCHRTISEYGANDYMEPGKDKAFYDGEIQKIYAATGWDPAKQQYTGKTQPVEWTRIHNMPDFVYFNHSQHVVAGEQAIINSFNKKNPTNKIDVVCKACHGKIDTMNVVQMANDFTMGWCIECHRTTEVDMNNGYNKEYFKNLHDKLKKQYPKDGGKITVDAIGGLECGKCHY from the coding sequence ATGATTAGTTGGAGAAAGCATTATAAACAAACGTTGATCGCAATAGGCTTATTGCTATCAACCAGTGCTTCAATTTACGGGCAAGACGGCGATCCTAAAAACGGAGAGAAACTTTTCAAAGCGAATTGTACTGCATGTCACGCGCTGGACAAACAAGTAATAGGACCTCCTTTGAAAGGGGTTGTAGAACGAGTGAAGACAGAAGGCGGTGTAGACAAGGATTGGCTTCACAAGTGGATCAAAGACAACAAAGCTCTTAGAGCTTCTGGGGACAAATACGCCAATGAGATTTTTGAAAAATTTAATAAAACTGAAATGTTACAGTTTCCGAATCTTACAGATAAGGATATTGATGACATCTTAGCTTTTACAACTAATCCTCCGGCTGTAGAAGAGGTCAAAAAAGACACTGGAACAGCAACGGCAGCAGATGGAGCTCAAGCAGCTCCGGCAAGCAATACTACTACAAGTGTAGTTATTATTTCACTTTTAGCAATTGCTGCTCTATTAGTTTGGATCTTAATTAAACTAAGACAATTAGTAAAATTAGGGCAATCTGAAGACTTAGCTGGACTTAACGAAACTAGAGTTAAATCTTTCAGCGAAATCTATGAAAAATACCATTATGTAGGTAAAGGATTATTAACGATCCTAGCTATTTTGGCAACTTATGGAATTTGGAACTGGATCATGTGGATCGGGGTTTACAAAGGATATAAGCCAGAACAGCCTATCTACTTCTCTCACAAAATCCACGCTGGGGAACAGAAAATTGACTGTCAGTTATGTCACTCTAGTGCTAAATACGGTAAAGTATCTGAGATTCCTTCTATGAACGTTTGTATGAACTGTCACAGAACAATTTCTGAATACGGAGCTAATGATTACATGGAGCCAGGAAAAGACAAAGCATTCTATGACGGAGAAATCCAGAAAATATATGCTGCGACAGGTTGGGATCCTGCTAAACAACAGTATACAGGTAAAACTCAGCCAGTAGAATGGACGAGAATTCACAACATGCCGGATTTCGTATACTTTAATCACTCTCAGCACGTAGTAGCGGGTGAACAAGCAATTATTAATTCTTTCAATAAAAAGAATCCAACAAACAAAATTGATGTTGTTTGTAAAGCTTGTCACGGAAAAATTGATACAATGAATGTTGTTCAAATGGCTAATGACTTCACAATGGGATGGTGCATTGAATGTCACAGAACTACTGAAGTTGATATGAACAACGGTTATAATAAAGAATACTTCAAGAATCTACATGACAAGCTTAAGAAGCAATACCCTAAAGATGGTGGTAAAATTACTGTAGACGCAATTGGAGGTCTTGAGTGTGGTAAATGTCATTATTAA
- a CDS encoding NTF2-like N-terminal transpeptidase has translation MKKFSFLLIFSLLLFTACKKDHVDATSTQTLQSSINDMTSSLPTIKQIKFNEALYILKTFGVEADGDVNELKALGKLVNGKKVPEILTMADQVAQKNGIEWASTAPPSLGEMNIFGDEKAKESDPNDVKASSLSIITRPSADDGNGATAIQIIPRLVDNAGNPVAFTGAGLEATLEVFSNGVRLSTAKNLMQDNNFKGFNLKFSSLLASKVVDNKIDITVSVKTTAKTFKMSKIGLDVNASALKVPAPPKVDSTAVNQDPAAIDPNNPTTTVPTTGTTDPAATTTPATPKQPTADPKNTVTKFLNNVSSQNLKAAFDASNNPNWGSYESFSNPTSGFGSVKNVSVKNISSNATNPNNASVNATYDVTDKNGKTTSLKVTFGLKSVNGDWKISSYKINP, from the coding sequence ATGAAAAAGTTTTCTTTTCTACTAATTTTCAGCTTATTGCTTTTCACGGCATGTAAGAAAGATCATGTAGATGCTACAAGTACACAAACTTTGCAGTCTAGTATCAATGATATGACTTCTAGCCTTCCAACCATTAAACAGATAAAATTTAATGAAGCTCTTTATATTCTTAAAACATTTGGAGTAGAAGCTGATGGCGATGTAAACGAATTGAAAGCTCTTGGAAAGCTTGTTAACGGAAAAAAAGTCCCCGAAATTTTGACGATGGCCGATCAGGTTGCTCAAAAAAACGGTATCGAATGGGCAAGTACTGCTCCACCATCATTAGGTGAAATGAATATCTTCGGTGACGAAAAAGCAAAAGAAAGTGATCCAAACGACGTTAAAGCGAGCTCTTTAAGCATCATCACAAGACCTTCTGCGGATGACGGAAATGGCGCAACTGCGATCCAAATTATTCCAAGATTGGTAGATAATGCGGGAAATCCTGTTGCCTTTACCGGAGCCGGTCTAGAAGCAACTTTAGAGGTTTTCAGTAATGGAGTAAGGCTTTCTACCGCTAAAAACCTGATGCAGGATAATAATTTCAAAGGATTTAACCTTAAATTCTCATCTCTTCTTGCTTCAAAAGTGGTTGACAATAAAATCGACATCACGGTTTCTGTAAAAACAACTGCAAAAACGTTCAAAATGTCTAAAATCGGACTGGATGTTAATGCATCAGCATTGAAAGTTCCTGCACCACCAAAAGTAGATTCTACAGCGGTAAACCAAGATCCTGCAGCTATTGACCCGAATAATCCTACGACGACAGTTCCAACAACAGGAACAACAGATCCTGCGGCAACTACAACGCCTGCTACACCAAAGCAACCGACTGCAGATCCTAAAAATACAGTAACTAAGTTTTTAAATAACGTAAGTTCACAAAACCTAAAAGCGGCTTTTGATGCATCAAACAACCCAAATTGGGGAAGTTATGAGTCTTTCTCGAACCCAACTTCAGGTTTTGGATCTGTGAAAAATGTTAGCGTTAAAAACATCAGCTCAAACGCTACCAATCCAAACAATGCAAGTGTAAATGCAACCTACGATGTTACCGATAAAAATGGAAAAACAACTTCATTAAAGGTAACTTTCGGACTTAAAAGTGTAAACGGAGACTGGAAAATTTCCAGCTATAAAATAAACCCATAA
- a CDS encoding sporulation protein, which produces MKNLIKIFSVLSLLGFYNIGAQQVVKKDTLSGTELIMSMDPKVSDALGNLEDKCSRVVTNNSSRDNDDDTSYTKPTKIYVPNRELTNAEICRKNPRILGYKLQITTVKSNEEANEVKSYFRRRFPNLKVETDASLRPNYKILAGSYFTKQSAASDLSKVREYFKSAIPVQYRIFCAEAK; this is translated from the coding sequence ATGAAAAATTTAATCAAAATATTTTCAGTATTATCATTATTAGGGTTTTATAATATTGGAGCACAGCAGGTTGTGAAGAAAGATACTTTGTCCGGAACAGAGTTAATCATGTCTATGGATCCGAAAGTGAGCGATGCTTTGGGGAATTTAGAGGATAAATGTTCCCGAGTAGTAACCAATAATTCATCAAGAGATAATGATGATGACACTTCTTATACGAAGCCAACAAAGATTTATGTTCCCAACAGAGAGCTTACAAATGCAGAGATTTGTAGAAAAAACCCTCGAATTTTAGGATATAAACTTCAAATTACGACTGTGAAGAGTAATGAAGAGGCTAATGAAGTGAAGTCTTATTTCAGAAGAAGATTCCCGAATTTGAAAGTTGAGACGGATGCTTCGCTAAGACCAAATTATAAAATTTTGGCGGGAAGTTATTTTACAAAACAGAGTGCTGCTTCGGATTTGTCTAAGGTTAGAGAGTATTTTAAATCAGCAATTCCTGTACAATACAGAATTTTCTGTGCAGAAGCGAAATAG